In the Carassius gibelio isolate Cgi1373 ecotype wild population from Czech Republic chromosome A2, carGib1.2-hapl.c, whole genome shotgun sequence genome, one interval contains:
- the LOC127939891 gene encoding GTPase IMAP family member 9-like yields the protein MVGKTGAGKSASGNTILGEKIFVEKFSAESVTKTCQQHQQKTGRLISVIDTPGLFDTSISEEQLKKELVKCVEMSVPGPHVFLLVIRLDDRFTDEEKNTVKWIQKNFGEEAAHYTIVLFTRGDQLEKEKLTIVEFLTENKQIGELVKQCKGHYHVFNNKKENNPSQVTELLEKIDIMVKENGGEHYTNDMYQEAQRKIRLKKVKDAALVGTAIAAGVGAAVVGGAVLIAAPNHVALRAAVMTGTAAGAAAMAAANGTSLSEAIIKEFQAAYEPKKQK from the coding sequence ATGGTGGGGAAAACTGGAGCTGGAAAGAGTGCATCAGGAAACACCATCCTGGGAGAAAAGATATTTGTAGAAAAATTCTCAGCTGAATCTGTGACTAAGACATGCCAACAGCATCAGCAGAAAACAGGTCGATTAATCTCAGTGATCGACACTCCAGGATTGTTTGATACATCAATCAGTGAAGAACAACTGAAGAAGGAATTAGTGAAGTGTGTAGAAATGTCTGTTCCTGGTCCTCATGTGTTTCTGCTGGTCATCAGACTGGATGACAGATTCACAGATGAAGAGAAAAACACAGTCAAATGGATTCAGAAGAACTTTGGAGAAGAAGCTGCACATTACACCATCGTTCTGTTCACTAGAGGAGATCAGTTAGAAAAGGAAAAACTAACTATTGTGGAGTTTCTGACAGAAAACAAGCAGATTGGAGAGCTAGTTAAACAGTGTAAAGGGCATTATCAtgtgttcaataataaaaaagaaaacaatccaTCACAGGTAACTGAACTGCTGGAGAAGATCGACATAATGGTGAAGGAGAACGGAGGAGAGCATTACACTAATGATATGTACCAGGAAGCTCAGAGAAAAATAAGGCTGAAAAAGGTTAAAGATGCAGCATTAGTGGGAACAGCTATAGCAGCAGGTGTAGGAGCAGCAGTTGTAGGAGGTGCAGTGTTGATTGCTGCTCCTAATCATGTGGCTCTACGTGCAGCTGTAATGACAGGAACCGCTGCTGGAGCTGCTGCAATGGCTGCTGCTAATGGAACATCACTATCTGAAGCAATAATCAAAGAATTTCAAGCAGCATATGAGCCCAAGAAGCAGAAATGA
- the LOC127939907 gene encoding GTPase IMAP family member 4-like — MFFTGDSQELRIVLLGVCGARKSSTANGILGREAFKESRTRESEKQTGRVEDRNISIIDTPGFFNTHLTEEEMKSQMMKSLYLSDPGPHVFLLVINLETFEEDERNVVEEILENFGAQALKFTVVLFIGREQMSKRDLTAFTFSQKFQELVRHCRSKYHVINSKNEMNQSHIAELLEKIDEIIKQNNDHHYDNEIYLQYQTKSRKERNKQEEKNGRTNVQETKQEQVIVRDKIRKQTL, encoded by the exons ATGTTTTTCACAGGTGATTCACAGGAGCTGAGGATTGTGCTGCTGGGAGTCTGTGGAGCTAGAAAGAGTTCAACTGCAAATGGAATATTGGGTCGAGAGGCATTTAAAGAGAGCAGAACCAGAGAGAGTGAGAAACAGACAGGAAGAGTAGAAGACAGAAACATCTCCATCATCGACACGCCAGGATTCTTCAACACTCATCTGACTGAGGAAGAGATGAAGAGTCAGATGATGAAGAGTCTGTATCTCTCTGATCCTGGTCCTCATGTGTTTCTGCTCGTCATCAACCTGGAGACCTTTGAGGAGGATGAGAGGAACGTTGTGGAAGAAATTCTGGAGAATTTTGGAGCTCAAGCTTTGAAGTTCACAGTGGTGCTGTTCATTGGAAGAGAACAAATGTCGAAAAGAGACCTGACAGCCTTTACATTTTCTCAAAAGTTTCAAGAACTAGTCAGACACTGCAGAAGTAAATATCATGTGATCAACAGTAAAAATGAGATGAATCAATCTCACATCGCAGAGCTTCTAGAAAAGATTGATGAAATCATCAAACAGAATAATGACCATCATTATGATAATGAGATTTACTTACAGTATCAAACAAAGAGCAGGAAAGAAAGGAATAAACAAGAAGAGAAGAATGGAAGAACAAATGTGCAAGAGACGAAACAAGAACAGGTAATAGTGCGGGACAAGATTCGCAA ACAGACACTCTAG